The following proteins are co-located in the Microcystis wesenbergii NRERC-220 genome:
- a CDS encoding methyltransferase, TIGR04325 family, whose amino-acid sequence MNIKSFIKEFIPPIFWKVYKNNRSEYGFFGNYPNWEAAMKDAEGYDKDIILETVKNSLLEVKEGKAVYERDSVLFDKIEYSFPVLTMLLKVALENQGKLSVLDFGGSLGSHYFQYRNFLADVTELQWSIVEQAKFVECGQEFFANNELKFYYDIDSCLWERKPQLILLSGVIQCLEKPYEMLEQILEKDFKYIVFDRTAFVKDNQEEILTLQKVPPSIYPASYPAWFLNRKKFLGYFQEKYHLISEGDGVDKVNLESDYKVFIFQSK is encoded by the coding sequence ATGAACATAAAATCCTTCATCAAAGAATTCATTCCCCCTATCTTCTGGAAAGTTTACAAAAATAATCGATCAGAATACGGATTTTTTGGCAACTATCCTAACTGGGAAGCCGCCATGAAAGACGCAGAGGGGTATGATAAGGATATTATCCTCGAAACCGTGAAAAATTCACTCCTAGAGGTGAAAGAAGGCAAAGCAGTTTATGAACGGGACTCGGTACTATTCGACAAAATAGAGTATTCTTTCCCCGTTTTAACTATGCTGTTGAAAGTTGCCCTAGAGAATCAGGGTAAACTCAGTGTTCTTGATTTCGGTGGTTCTTTGGGGAGTCATTATTTTCAATATCGAAATTTTTTAGCAGATGTGACAGAACTTCAGTGGAGTATTGTCGAACAAGCAAAGTTCGTTGAATGCGGTCAAGAATTTTTTGCCAACAATGAATTAAAATTTTACTATGATATTGACAGTTGTTTATGGGAGAGAAAGCCTCAGTTAATTCTTTTATCGGGAGTAATTCAATGTTTAGAAAAACCCTATGAGATGTTGGAGCAGATTTTAGAGAAAGACTTTAAATATATTGTTTTTGATAGAACTGCATTTGTGAAAGACAATCAAGAGGAAATTTTAACCCTACAAAAAGTTCCCCCCAGTATTTACCCTGCTAGTTATCCTGCTTGGTTTTTAAATAGGAAGAAATTCTTGGGTTACTTTCAAGAAAAATATCATCTCATCAGTGAGGGTGATGGTGTGGACAAAGTTAATCTAGAATCTGATTATAAAGTATTTATTTTTCAAAGTAAATAA
- a CDS encoding class I SAM-dependent methyltransferase: protein MLNRSEVISIIEQQQFYPTWLGLFVNPFYFARKGLLENIRDLSYNIRGKTLDIGCGSKPYERLFQVSEYIGLEIDTPENRAGKKADYFYQGDLFPFSDNSFDSVITNEVFEHIFNPEVFLSEIHRVLKQDGIFIMTVPFVWDEHEQPYDYARYSSFGIKFLLEKHGFKIREHRKSMNDIRAIFQLINVYLYKIISPKSRLSNLLVSLFLISPFNILGEILSKISPKNDDLYLDNIILASKTKPS from the coding sequence ATGCTAAACAGAAGCGAAGTAATATCTATTATTGAACAGCAGCAATTTTATCCTACTTGGCTAGGATTATTTGTTAACCCTTTCTATTTTGCCAGAAAAGGACTCCTAGAAAATATCCGAGATCTCAGCTACAATATCAGGGGAAAAACTCTCGATATAGGTTGTGGTAGTAAACCCTATGAAAGATTGTTTCAAGTATCTGAGTATATTGGTTTAGAGATTGATACTCCAGAAAATAGGGCAGGAAAAAAAGCCGATTACTTTTATCAGGGGGATTTGTTCCCTTTTTCTGATAATTCTTTTGATTCTGTCATCACTAACGAAGTTTTTGAGCATATATTTAATCCCGAAGTTTTTCTATCTGAAATTCATCGAGTTTTAAAACAAGATGGAATATTTATCATGACTGTTCCTTTTGTTTGGGATGAACACGAACAGCCCTATGATTACGCTCGTTATTCATCTTTCGGTATAAAGTTTTTATTAGAAAAACACGGTTTTAAAATTAGAGAACACCGAAAGAGTATGAATGACATTAGAGCTATATTTCAGTTAATTAATGTCTATTTATACAAAATCATCTCTCCTAAAAGCAGGTTATCAAATTTGCTCGTTAGCTTGTTTTTAATCTCCCCCTTTAATATCTTGGGAGAAATTCTTTCAAAAATATCACCTAAAAATGATGACCTTTACCTAGACAATATTATTCTTGCCAGCAAAACTAAACCATCATGA